The genomic segment GCGGAGGAGCGCGCCAAGCGCACCGTGCTGGCCCGCCTCCAGGAAGAGCGCGCCGCCTTCGAGCGGATGGTCGCCGAGCTGGAGGAGGACTCGCGCCAGCTGGAGGCGCTGATCCGGCGCAGCCAGGGTGCGCCGCGCAGCGTGGCGCTCGCCCGCAGCCTGGCCGGTTTCATCTGGCCCGCCCGCGGCGTCTTCACTTCTGGGTTCGGCATCCGGCGCCATCCCATCTTCCGCATCCGACGGATGCACACCGGGCAGGACATCGCGGCGCCCTACGGCTCGCCCGTGCTGGCCGCAGGGGACGGCCGGGTGATCTATACCGGCTGGTTCGGCGGGTACGGGAAGATCGTGGTGCTCGATCACGGCGACGGCCTCTCCACGCTGTACGCCCACCTCTCCGCGATCCTCGTAGGGGTGGGGCAGGCCGTACGCCGGGGGCAGGTGGTCGGACGGATCGGCAGCACCGGCTACAGCACCGGGCCGCATGTCCACTTCGAGGTGCGGGTGCAGGGCCGGCCGATCGACCCGGCCCGCCGGTGAGCCGATGCCCCGCCCCAGGTCGCCGGTTGGACGCCGGGCGGGTAGAATGATGGGCGTGAACACTTCGCTACCCCTCTCGCGTCGCCTCATCGTCACGGCGGTGCTGGTGGTGGTCCTGGCCCTGGTCGGGGCGATCATCGCCCAGACCGCGCCCGACCCCCGGCGCCAGGGTCGCGCGCTGCTGGACGCCGTCGTCCGCCAGGTCCAGCAGACCTTCATCCGCCGCGTCGCCGACGACCAGCTTTACGCCGGAGCGACCAAGGCCCTGCTGGAGGAGGCCGGCACCGCCTGTGCGCGGCGGGTGACCGCGCCGCAGCCGACCGGCACCGGGCGCGCGCGGTTCTATGCGCTGCTGGACCGGGTAGAGGCGCAGTGCGCCGACCCCCAGCGCGGCCCGGACGCGCTCTACCTGGCCGCAGCCAAGGGCATGTTGGAGGCGCTCGGGGACCAGTACACCCGTCTGATGGACCCCCGCGCCTACCAGATGTTCCTGCAGGACACCCAGGGATTCTTCTCGGGCATCGGGATCTACATCGACGTGAAGGACGACTACCCCATCGTGGTGCAGCCGATCGCCAACACCCCGGCGGCCCGAGCGGGGTTGAAGGCTGGCGACCGCATCGTGGTCGTGGACGGCGTGGCGACCAGGGGGATGTCGCTGCAGGAGGCGGTGACGCGGATCCGCGGCAAGGAGGGGACCCCCGTCCGGCTGCGCATCCGGCGCGGCGAGGCGGAACTGGACGTCACCATCGTCCGCGCCCGGATTCAGATCACGGCCGCGGAGGGACCGGAGAGCCTGGACGAGGCCACGCGCCAGGAGCTGGCGCGCCAGCGGATCGGCTATGTGAAACTCATCACCTTCAACCACGAGCGGGCCGTGGAGGAGTTCGACCGCGTGGTGGAGCAGGCCCGGCGCGACGGCGCCAGGGCGCTGATCTTCGACCTGCGCACCAACGGCGGCGGGCTTCTCGACCAGGCCATCCGCGTGGCCAGCCGCTTCCTGCCCACGGGTCAGCCGATCCTCCACCTCTACGATCGAAACGGCCGCCGGGCCTCGGAGCGCTCCCGGCGTGGG from the Armatimonadota bacterium genome contains:
- a CDS encoding S41 family peptidase, with amino-acid sequence MNTSLPLSRRLIVTAVLVVVLALVGAIIAQTAPDPRRQGRALLDAVVRQVQQTFIRRVADDQLYAGATKALLEEAGTACARRVTAPQPTGTGRARFYALLDRVEAQCADPQRGPDALYLAAAKGMLEALGDQYTRLMDPRAYQMFLQDTQGFFSGIGIYIDVKDDYPIVVQPIANTPAARAGLKAGDRIVVVDGVATRGMSLQEAVTRIRGKEGTPVRLRIRRGEAELDVTIVRARIQITAAEGPESLDEATRQELARQRIGYVKLITFNHERAVEEFDRVVEQARRDGARALIFDLRTNGGGLLDQAIRVASRFLPTGQPILHLYDRNGRRASERSRRGAKIALPTVVLVNEFSASASEIVAGALQDSGTATIVGVHTFGKNLIQSIVDLPMGAGAAITSAKWVTPRGQDISGKGLTPDVVVGEPEERLRATLKGRPEAEVEQRLAQMRAEQLRRAVEILRQKLQRSLRLPAAA